The following proteins are encoded in a genomic region of Plasmodium coatneyi strain Hackeri chromosome 6, complete sequence:
- a CDS encoding MORN repeat family protein, with protein sequence MATSTLTEETHLYNGNIKDGLFHGRGILMYSRNEKYEGDFVYGKREGKGKFTYADGATYEGDWVDDKIHGKGTAKFVSGNVYEGEWDNGRINGFGTLKYNNGDMYEGEWLDGKMHGRGTYTYEDGDVYVGEWKNDKRHGKGCVKYKGSENKIAETYEGDWFEGKMQGKGTYFFADGGIYEGDWVDGKMEGKGVYKFLNGNKYDGDWSNDMKNGYGILTYVNGEMYEGYWKDDKVHGKGTLTYSRGDKYIGEWKFAKKSGQGELIYASGDKFKGEWKNDKANGFGVLVYSNGNKYEGEWVDDQRHGFGTFTCKEDGSVYAGHFAFNRKEGRGTLTFVGGNVLEGLWTMGVLTKVSKFQLSPASPWHDPDL encoded by the coding sequence ATGGCCACGAGCACCCTGACGGAGGAAACCCACCTCTACAACGGAAACATCAAGGATGGGTTGTTCCACGGGCGTGGAATTCTGATGTACTCCAGGAATGAAAAGTACGAAGGGGATTTCGTGTATGGGaagagagaaggaaaggggaaatttaCCTATGCCGATGGTGCAACATACGAAGGAGACTGGGTTGACGATAAAATCCATGGGAAAGGAACAGCCAAGTTTGTCAGTGGAAATGTGTACGAAGGGGAATGGGACAATGGGAGGATAAATGGGTTTGGAACTCTAAAGTACAACAATGGGGATATGTACGAAGGTGAATGGTTAGACGGGAAAATGCATGGCAGGGGCACCTACACATATGAAGACGGGGATGTATATGTAGGTGAGTGGAAGAATGATAAGAGACATGGGAAGGGATGTGTAAAGTacaaaggaagtgaaaataaaattgcagAGACCTATGAAGGGGATTGGTTTGAGGGGAAAAtgcaaggaaaaggaacctACTTCTTTGCTGACGGCGGAATATACGAAGGAGATTGGGTTGACgggaaaatggaagggaagggagtTTACAAGTTTTTAAATGGTAATAAATACGATGGGGATTGGTCTAATGACATGAAAAATGGCTACGGTATATTGACTTACGTGAATGGGGAAATGTACGAGGGGTACTGGAAGGACGATAAGGTACATGGAAAGGGAACACTCACTTATAGTAGAGGAGATAAATACATAGGAGAATGGAAATTTGCCAAGAAATCTGGGCAAGGCGAACTCATTTATGCTTCCGGGGATAAATTCAAaggagaatggaaaaatgataaGGCCAACGGGTTTGGCGTTCTGGTTTACTCCAATGGGAACAAATACGAAGGAGAGTGGGTTGATGACCAGAGACATGGCTTTGGGACATTCACTTGCAAGGAAGATGGTAGTGTTTATGCAGGGCACTTTGCTTTCAATCGGAAGGAGGGCAGGGGTACGTTGACCTTCGTCGGCGGCAACGTCTTGGAGGGCTTGTGGACCATGGGCGTGCTTACCAAGGTGAGCAAATTTCAGCTGTCTCCCGCTTCCCCCTGGCACGACCCCGATCTGTGA